In one Parageobacillus genomosp. 1 genomic region, the following are encoded:
- the rplI gene encoding 50S ribosomal protein L9 produces MKVIFLKDVKGKGKKGEIKNVADGYANNFLFKHGLAIEATPANIKALEAQKRKEQRQAEEELAKAKQLKEQLEQITVQLAAKAGEGGRLFGSITSKQIAEALQSQHNIKIDKRKIELEDAIRSLGYTNVPVKLHPEVTATLKVHVTEQK; encoded by the coding sequence ATGAAAGTGATTTTTCTAAAAGATGTCAAAGGAAAAGGGAAAAAGGGGGAAATTAAAAACGTCGCTGACGGATACGCAAACAATTTCCTTTTTAAACATGGGCTTGCCATTGAAGCAACACCGGCAAACATAAAAGCGCTAGAAGCGCAAAAACGGAAAGAACAGCGGCAGGCGGAAGAGGAGTTGGCAAAGGCAAAGCAGTTGAAAGAACAGCTAGAACAAATTACGGTGCAATTAGCGGCGAAAGCCGGAGAAGGCGGCCGTTTATTCGGATCGATTACAAGCAAGCAAATTGCCGAAGCGCTGCAATCTCAGCACAATATCAAAATCGATAAGCGCAAAATCGAACTCGAGGATGCTATTCGTTCCCTAGGATACACGAATGTGCCTGTGAAACTACACCCGGAAGTTACAGCGACATTAAAGGTGCACGTGACAGAACAGAAATAA
- a CDS encoding YybS family protein: protein MRKTYMITEAAIQLALFAVLFLIALYMPLIGVIATLFLALPFIIFTIRHGYAYALLLLAASLIISMLIGSLFSLPVALMFGTAGIAIGVMLAKNKSRYMILLISALIFLINIVIDYAISVKFLQTDIIQETLLAFRQSFDTAMQMMKGMGQEPPKQLQEQFNQGFELIKYVIPTLFVIAAFLFAYITIIVSVPILKRLKLPVGTWPPFRDVTLPKSLLWVYVLVIALSFIPLEKGTFAYIAILNVYYVLQLLLMVQGFSFLYHVANKKNIPKGMVIGGTVLCLFLPFLLYLIAILGIIDLGFDLRKRI from the coding sequence TTGCGCAAAACATACATGATCACGGAGGCGGCTATTCAGTTAGCCTTGTTTGCAGTGTTATTTTTGATTGCTTTATATATGCCGCTTATTGGAGTAATTGCGACATTGTTTTTGGCGCTTCCGTTTATTATTTTTACGATAAGGCATGGTTATGCTTATGCATTGCTTTTGCTTGCTGCTTCGCTGATTATTTCTATGTTGATTGGCTCGCTGTTTTCTTTGCCGGTGGCGTTGATGTTTGGAACAGCAGGGATTGCGATTGGGGTAATGCTTGCCAAAAATAAAAGCCGTTATATGATTTTACTGATCAGCGCGCTTATATTTCTTATTAACATCGTCATCGATTATGCCATCTCCGTAAAATTTTTGCAGACGGATATCATTCAGGAAACGCTCTTGGCATTTCGCCAATCATTTGACACTGCGATGCAAATGATGAAGGGGATGGGACAGGAGCCGCCAAAACAATTGCAGGAACAATTTAATCAAGGATTCGAGCTTATAAAATATGTCATACCTACCTTGTTTGTCATCGCTGCTTTTTTGTTTGCTTACATAACGATCATTGTCTCTGTTCCGATTTTAAAACGATTAAAGCTGCCGGTCGGCACGTGGCCGCCGTTTCGGGATGTAACGTTGCCAAAAAGTTTATTATGGGTTTATGTATTGGTAATTGCCCTATCTTTTATCCCATTAGAAAAAGGAACGTTTGCCTATATCGCTATTTTAAACGTATATTATGTATTGCAGCTGCTTTTAATGGTGCAAGGGTTTTCCTTTTTATATCATGTCGCGAATAAAAAGAATATTCCAAAAGGGATGGTCATTGGCGGAACGGTCTTATGCTTATTCCTGCCTTTTCTACTTTATCTTATCGCAATATTAGGTATAATTGATTTAGGATTTGATTTGCGAAAACGCATATAA
- the walK gene encoding cell wall metabolism sensor histidine kinase WalK produces MKKVGPFRSIHFKFVIIYVLLILIAMQIIGVYFVRKLETELVQSFKNSLNERVTLLAYNVEQAISKERDAKSPTLEEDIRSLLHDFVSQDISEVRVIDDKGKVLATSNPYMQNIVGKRTTEIYVKRSLVTGEIVDSMHLDPKGHRIYISSTPIKSDGEVKGVIYIIASMENVFSQMRQINTILATGTGIALAITAVLGIFLSRTITRPISDMRKQALAMTKGDFSRKVKIYGYDEIGQLAMTFNNLTKKLQEAQATTEGERRKLESVLTHMTDGVIATDRRGRVILINDAALNILNVSRETVLSSSIIDVLGIGDQYTFETLLEERDSLILDFSTDEELYILRASLSVIQKGTGFVNGLIVVLHDITEQEKIDRERRQFVANVSHELRTPLTTMKSYLEALAEGTWQDKEIAPRFIQVVQNETERMIRLVNDLLQLSKLDSKDYKLKKSWINFSAYFHKVIDRFELTKKENIKFVRKIPREAIFIEVDEDKITQVLDNIISNAIKYSPQGGTITFRVRELADEIIVSVSDEGVGIPKADLAKVFERFYRVDKARSRKLGGTGLGLAIAKEVVVAHGGTIWAESKEHKGTTIFFTLPLERDQKDDWYDV; encoded by the coding sequence ATGAAAAAAGTAGGTCCATTTCGTTCGATCCATTTTAAATTTGTTATTATATATGTTTTATTGATTCTGATCGCGATGCAAATCATTGGTGTGTATTTTGTCAGAAAGCTAGAAACAGAGCTAGTGCAAAGCTTCAAAAATTCCTTGAATGAACGGGTTACGCTCCTGGCGTACAATGTGGAGCAGGCGATCAGTAAAGAAAGAGACGCAAAAAGTCCAACGTTGGAAGAAGATATTCGCTCCCTTCTTCACGATTTTGTTTCCCAGGATATTTCAGAAGTGCGCGTCATTGATGACAAAGGCAAAGTGTTGGCAACATCCAACCCTTATATGCAAAATATTGTAGGAAAGCGAACAACAGAAATTTATGTAAAGCGCTCGCTTGTAACGGGAGAAATAGTTGACAGTATGCATCTCGACCCGAAGGGGCATCGCATATATATTTCTTCTACACCGATTAAATCGGACGGTGAAGTAAAGGGAGTTATTTACATCATTGCTTCGATGGAAAATGTATTTTCACAAATGAGGCAAATCAATACAATTTTAGCGACAGGGACCGGGATTGCTCTCGCCATCACTGCTGTGCTCGGTATTTTTTTGTCACGCACGATCACCCGTCCGATTTCCGACATGCGCAAGCAGGCGCTGGCAATGACAAAAGGCGATTTCTCGCGTAAAGTAAAAATTTACGGTTACGATGAAATCGGGCAATTGGCGATGACGTTCAACAATTTAACGAAAAAGCTGCAGGAAGCGCAGGCGACAACGGAAGGGGAGCGGCGCAAGCTGGAGTCGGTATTGACGCATATGACCGACGGGGTGATCGCGACGGATCGCCGCGGCAGGGTGATCCTTATTAATGACGCTGCCTTGAACATCTTGAATGTTTCACGTGAAACAGTGCTGTCGAGCTCCATTATTGACGTGCTTGGAATCGGTGATCAATACACATTTGAAACATTGCTTGAGGAACGCGACTCGCTCATTTTAGACTTCAGCACCGATGAGGAATTATATATTTTGCGAGCTTCATTATCGGTTATTCAAAAAGGTACCGGGTTTGTGAACGGATTGATTGTTGTTTTGCATGATATTACTGAGCAGGAAAAAATCGATCGGGAACGGAGGCAATTTGTTGCGAATGTTTCCCATGAGCTTCGCACGCCGCTAACAACGATGAAAAGCTATTTGGAAGCATTGGCGGAAGGGACTTGGCAAGATAAGGAGATCGCTCCGCGATTTATTCAAGTAGTGCAAAACGAAACGGAACGGATGATCCGCTTAGTCAACGACTTATTGCAACTTTCTAAACTCGACAGTAAAGATTATAAGCTGAAAAAATCATGGATCAATTTTTCCGCGTACTTTCATAAAGTGATTGATCGCTTTGAATTAACGAAAAAAGAAAATATTAAATTTGTGCGCAAAATTCCACGGGAAGCCATTTTTATTGAAGTGGATGAAGATAAAATTACACAAGTGTTAGACAATATTATTTCCAATGCGATCAAATATTCTCCTCAAGGCGGAACGATTACGTTTCGCGTCAGAGAGCTTGCCGATGAAATTATTGTCAGCGTTAGCGATGAAGGGGTCGGCATTCCGAAAGCGGACTTGGCGAAAGTGTTTGAACGGTTTTATCGTGTCGATAAAGCAAGATCCCGCAAACTTGGTGGTACTGGACTCGGGCTGGCGATTGCGAAAGAAGTCGTCGTTGCCCATGGGGGAACGATTTGGGCGGAAAGTAAGGAGCATAAAGGAACAACGATTTTCTTTACTTTACCGCTAGAACGTGATCAAAAGGATGACTGGTACGATGTATGA
- a CDS encoding DHH family phosphoesterase, with amino-acid sequence MSHFYERKLYRYPLYIFIALSAACAICLLYFQWILGIVSLLLLGFVLYYVIHSQRSLYAELEQYISNLSYRIKKVGEEALMGMPIGIMLINDDYEVEWANQFLASCFKEQTLVGYTLYDLADSLVAFVKQGQTNEEIIDIHGKQFKVVIRREEKLLYFFDVTEQVELQKRYEAERLVLAIIFLDNYDEITQGMDDQAKSQMNSHVTSILNQWANDYGIFLKRTSSDRFIAVLNEHILEQLEKSKFSILDEVREQTMKHNVQLTLSIGVGTGVSSLPELGALAQSGLDLALGRGGDQVAIKQGNGKVKFYGGKTNPMEKRTRVRARVISHALRELITESDKVLIMGHKYPDMDALGAAIGILKVAQSNQKEGFIVVDTAKTDAGAQRLIEELKKHSELWSRCIKPEQALELVTEDTLLIVVDTHRPSLVIEERLLYRTDHIVVIDHHRRGEEFIDAPILVYMEPYASSTSELVTELLEYQPKRVKLTMLEATALLAGIVVDTKSFTLRTGSRTFDAASYLRAQGADTVLVQKLLKESITNYVKRAKMIENASIDPRGIAIAKGDPNETYDQVLIAQAADTLLTLSGVVASFVISKRADQTIGISARSLGDINVQLIMERLGGGGHLTNAAAQLSDITIEEAERQLRAAIDEYLGGGKPS; translated from the coding sequence ATGTCTCATTTTTATGAAAGGAAACTGTATCGGTATCCCTTGTACATCTTTATTGCGTTGTCGGCTGCGTGTGCCATCTGTTTGCTTTATTTTCAATGGATTTTAGGGATAGTCAGCTTGTTGCTCCTTGGATTTGTGCTTTATTATGTAATCCATTCACAACGATCATTATATGCGGAGTTGGAACAATATATTTCTAATTTGTCGTATCGAATTAAAAAAGTCGGCGAAGAAGCATTAATGGGAATGCCGATTGGCATTATGTTGATTAATGATGACTATGAGGTGGAATGGGCGAATCAATTTTTAGCCTCCTGTTTTAAAGAGCAGACATTAGTCGGTTATACGTTATATGATCTTGCCGATTCATTGGTCGCTTTTGTAAAGCAGGGGCAGACAAATGAAGAAATTATCGATATCCATGGAAAACAATTTAAAGTCGTCATTCGTCGTGAAGAGAAGCTTCTTTACTTCTTCGATGTTACAGAACAAGTGGAGCTGCAAAAACGATATGAAGCGGAACGGTTAGTATTGGCAATTATTTTCCTTGACAATTACGACGAAATTACACAAGGAATGGATGATCAGGCAAAAAGCCAGATGAACAGTCATGTGACATCAATATTGAATCAATGGGCCAATGATTATGGCATATTTTTGAAACGCACCTCTTCGGATCGGTTTATCGCCGTCCTTAATGAGCATATTCTCGAACAATTGGAAAAAAGCAAGTTTTCGATTTTGGATGAAGTTCGCGAACAGACGATGAAACATAACGTCCAGCTGACATTAAGTATTGGGGTTGGTACTGGTGTATCGTCGCTTCCAGAATTAGGGGCGTTAGCCCAATCCGGTTTAGATTTAGCATTGGGCCGCGGCGGCGACCAAGTGGCTATTAAACAAGGAAACGGAAAAGTAAAATTTTACGGTGGCAAGACGAATCCAATGGAAAAACGTACAAGGGTTCGCGCCCGTGTCATTTCCCATGCGCTTAGAGAGTTAATTACGGAAAGCGACAAAGTGCTGATTATGGGGCATAAATATCCGGATATGGACGCGCTTGGCGCCGCGATCGGAATTTTAAAAGTCGCCCAGTCTAATCAAAAAGAAGGATTTATCGTGGTTGATACAGCAAAAACGGATGCTGGGGCCCAACGCTTAATAGAAGAATTAAAAAAACATTCAGAGCTATGGTCAAGGTGTATTAAGCCGGAGCAAGCGCTGGAGTTAGTGACGGAAGATACGCTGCTAATTGTCGTCGATACGCACCGCCCTTCTTTAGTAATCGAAGAAAGATTATTGTATCGCACCGACCATATTGTCGTCATTGACCATCATCGCCGTGGCGAAGAGTTTATTGATGCGCCGATTCTCGTCTATATGGAACCATATGCGTCTTCCACTTCTGAGCTGGTAACAGAGTTATTGGAATATCAGCCAAAACGGGTGAAGTTGACAATGCTCGAAGCAACGGCGCTTCTCGCGGGAATTGTCGTCGATACAAAAAGCTTTACGCTTCGCACCGGCTCGCGGACGTTTGACGCCGCTTCTTATTTACGCGCGCAAGGCGCGGATACCGTATTAGTGCAAAAATTGTTGAAAGAGAGCATCACCAATTACGTCAAACGGGCGAAAATGATTGAAAATGCATCCATTGATCCAAGGGGCATCGCTATCGCCAAAGGAGACCCAAACGAAACATATGATCAAGTGTTGATTGCACAGGCAGCGGATACGCTGCTTACTTTAAGCGGTGTTGTCGCTTCGTTTGTAATCTCGAAGCGGGCCGATCAAACGATTGGCATTAGCGCCCGTTCGTTAGGAGACATCAATGTGCAATTGATTATGGAACGCTTAGGAGGCGGTGGGCATTTAACGAATGCTGCCGCCCAGCTTTCCGATATAACCATCGAGGAGGCGGAACGGCAATTGCGTGCCGCGATTGATGAGTATTTAGGAGGAGGTAAACCGTCATGA
- the dnaB gene encoding replicative DNA helicase, giving the protein MSELFSERIPPQSIEAEQAVLGAVFLDPSALTLASEILIPEDFYRAAHQKIFHAMLRVADKGEPVDLVTVTAELADTQQLEEVGGVSYLSELADSVPTAANVEYYARIVEEKSVLRRLIRTATSIAQDGYTREDEVDVLLDEAEQKIMEISQRKHSGTFKNIKDVLVQTYDNIEMLHNRKGEVTGIPTGFTELDRMTSGFQRSDFIIVAARPSVGKTAFALNIAQNVATKANENVAIFSLEMSAQQLVMRMLCAEGNINAQNLRTGKLTPEDWGKLTMAMGSLSNAGIYIDDTPSIRVSDIRAKCRRLKQESGLGMVVIDYLQLIQGSGRNRENRQQEVSEISRSLKALARELEVPVIALSQLSRSVEQRQDKRPMMSDIRESGSIEQDADIVAFLYRDDYYNKDSENKNIIEIIIAKQRNGPVGTVQLAFIKEYNKFVNLERRFDDAQIPPGA; this is encoded by the coding sequence ATGAGCGAACTATTTTCGGAACGGATTCCTCCGCAAAGCATTGAAGCGGAACAAGCTGTGCTAGGCGCCGTATTTCTTGATCCTTCCGCTTTAACGCTAGCCTCGGAAATTTTAATTCCGGAAGATTTTTATCGCGCTGCCCATCAAAAAATTTTCCATGCGATGCTCCGTGTCGCCGACAAAGGAGAACCAGTCGATTTAGTTACAGTGACGGCTGAGCTTGCCGATACGCAGCAACTGGAAGAAGTCGGCGGCGTCTCGTATTTAAGTGAGCTTGCCGATTCAGTGCCGACAGCGGCCAACGTGGAATATTATGCGCGCATCGTGGAAGAAAAATCGGTACTGCGCCGCTTGATTCGCACCGCTACATCGATCGCGCAAGACGGCTACACAAGAGAAGATGAAGTGGACGTTTTGCTTGACGAAGCAGAGCAGAAAATCATGGAGATTTCGCAGCGGAAACATTCGGGAACGTTTAAAAATATTAAAGACGTTCTTGTGCAGACGTATGATAATATTGAAATGCTTCATAACCGAAAAGGCGAAGTAACGGGGATCCCGACCGGATTTACCGAGCTCGACCGCATGACGTCGGGATTTCAGCGCAGCGATTTTATTATTGTCGCGGCTCGTCCTTCCGTAGGAAAAACGGCATTTGCCTTAAATATTGCGCAAAACGTAGCGACAAAAGCGAATGAAAACGTCGCGATTTTTAGTTTGGAAATGAGCGCCCAGCAATTAGTGATGCGGATGTTATGCGCGGAAGGAAATATTAACGCGCAAAATTTGCGGACGGGAAAACTGACTCCGGAAGACTGGGGCAAGCTAACGATGGCGATGGGAAGTTTATCGAACGCCGGCATTTATATTGATGATACGCCAAGCATCCGCGTCAGCGATATTCGCGCCAAATGCCGTCGCCTAAAGCAAGAAAGTGGCCTTGGCATGGTAGTGATCGACTACTTGCAGCTTATTCAAGGAAGCGGTAGAAACAGAGAAAACCGTCAGCAGGAAGTGTCGGAAATCTCCCGCTCTTTAAAGGCGTTAGCCCGTGAATTAGAAGTGCCGGTGATCGCGTTATCCCAGTTGTCGCGAAGCGTCGAGCAGCGCCAAGATAAACGGCCGATGATGTCCGATATCCGCGAATCGGGGAGCATCGAGCAAGATGCAGACATTGTCGCCTTTTTATACCGCGATGACTATTACAATAAAGATTCGGAGAATAAAAATATTATTGAGATTATTATTGCTAAACAGCGCAATGGCCCAGTTGGGACAGTGCAGCTTGCATTTATTAAAGAATATAATAAGTTCGTCAATTTGGAACGCCGTTTTGATGATGCCCAAATTCCGCCAGGGGCGTAA
- the yycF gene encoding response regulator YycF, whose protein sequence is MEKRILVVDDEKPIADILQFNLQKEGYEVICAYDGEEALQKVEEVMPDLILLDIMLPQKDGMEVCREVRKKYDMPIIMLTAKDSEIDKVLGLELGADDYVTKPFSTRELLARVKANLRRHSQTAAQEEASDTNEIIIGSLVIRPDAYIVLKRGETIELTHREFELLHYLAKHIGQVMTREHLLQTVWGYDYYGDVRTVDVTVRRLREKIEDNPSHPSWIVTRRGVGYYLRNPEQE, encoded by the coding sequence ATGGAAAAGCGGATTTTGGTTGTTGATGACGAAAAGCCGATTGCGGATATTTTGCAATTTAACTTACAAAAAGAAGGATATGAAGTGATTTGTGCATACGATGGCGAAGAAGCGTTGCAAAAAGTCGAGGAAGTCATGCCTGACCTTATTTTGCTAGATATTATGCTTCCGCAAAAAGACGGAATGGAAGTTTGTCGGGAAGTGCGGAAAAAATACGATATGCCGATTATTATGTTAACCGCAAAAGATTCCGAGATTGATAAAGTGCTTGGTTTGGAATTAGGGGCAGATGACTATGTCACGAAGCCGTTCAGTACAAGAGAATTGCTAGCGCGGGTAAAGGCGAATTTACGCCGCCATTCACAAACGGCGGCCCAGGAGGAAGCGAGTGATACAAACGAGATCATCATTGGCTCGCTTGTCATTCGTCCTGATGCCTATATCGTGTTAAAACGAGGGGAAACGATTGAATTAACGCATCGAGAGTTTGAATTGCTTCATTATTTAGCTAAACATATTGGACAAGTGATGACAAGGGAACACCTGTTGCAAACGGTATGGGGATATGATTATTACGGCGACGTTCGTACGGTCGATGTCACGGTGCGTCGTCTTCGTGAAAAAATTGAAGATAATCCATCACATCCGTCATGGATTGTGACGCGTCGGGGAGTCGGCTATTATTTACGCAACCCAGAACAGGAGTAG
- the ssb gene encoding single-stranded DNA-binding protein produces MINRVILVGRLTRDPELRYTPSGVAVATFTLAVNRPFTNQQGEREADFINCVVWRRQAENVANFLKKGSLAGVDGRLQTRSYEGQDGRRVYVTEVVADSVQFLEPKSSTEQRGTATGGYYGEPFPFGPDQNHRNPNERDFSRIDEDPFANDGQPIDISDDDLPF; encoded by the coding sequence ATGATTAACCGCGTAATTCTCGTCGGAAGATTAACGAGAGATCCGGAATTACGCTATACTCCAAGTGGGGTGGCTGTTGCTACGTTTACGCTCGCTGTCAACCGCCCGTTTACCAACCAGCAAGGCGAGCGGGAAGCAGATTTTATTAACTGTGTCGTTTGGCGGCGCCAAGCGGAGAATGTCGCGAATTTCTTAAAAAAAGGAAGTTTAGCCGGAGTTGACGGCCGTTTACAAACCCGCAGCTATGAAGGTCAAGATGGAAGACGTGTATATGTAACGGAAGTGGTTGCTGATAGCGTCCAATTTCTTGAACCGAAAAGTAGCACAGAACAGCGTGGGACGGCAACAGGCGGCTACTATGGGGAGCCATTCCCATTTGGACCAGATCAGAACCATCGCAATCCGAATGAAAGAGATTTTAGTCGCATAGATGAAGATCCTTTTGCCAACGACGGTCAGCCGATCGATATTTCGGATGATGATCTGCCGTTTTAG
- the ychF gene encoding redox-regulated ATPase YchF, giving the protein MGLTAGIVGLPNVGKSTLFNAITKAGAESANYPFCTIEPNVGIVEVPDERLKVLMEMFKPKRTIPTVFEFTDIAGIVKGASKGEGLGNKFLSHIRQVDAICQVVRCFTDENITHVAGKVDPLADIETINLELIFADLETVDKRIDRVGKIAKQKDKDAAFEYDILLRLKETFEAGKPARTLSFTEEEMKVVKQLHLLTIKPMLYVANVGEEDVADPNGNPFVQQVREFAKSDNAEVIVVCAKIEEEIAQLDDEEKELFLQELGIEQSGLDQLIRASYSLLGLATFFTAGEQEVRAWTFRKGMKAPECAGIIHSDFERGFIRAETVSYEDLVAAGSMAAAREAGKIRLEGKDYEVQDGDIIYFRFNV; this is encoded by the coding sequence ATGGGATTGACAGCTGGAATCGTCGGGTTGCCAAACGTCGGCAAATCGACGCTATTTAATGCGATTACGAAGGCAGGAGCAGAGTCTGCCAATTATCCTTTCTGTACAATTGAACCAAACGTCGGCATTGTCGAAGTGCCGGATGAGCGGCTAAAAGTGTTGATGGAAATGTTCAAGCCGAAGCGCACCATACCGACAGTGTTCGAGTTTACCGATATCGCTGGCATCGTCAAAGGAGCAAGCAAAGGGGAAGGGCTTGGCAATAAATTTTTATCGCACATTCGCCAAGTCGATGCGATCTGCCAAGTTGTCCGCTGCTTTACGGATGAAAATATCACCCATGTAGCGGGAAAAGTCGATCCGCTTGCCGATATTGAAACGATTAATTTAGAACTGATTTTCGCCGACTTAGAAACGGTGGATAAACGGATCGACCGCGTTGGCAAAATCGCCAAACAAAAAGATAAGGATGCCGCTTTCGAATATGATATTTTATTGCGCTTAAAAGAAACCTTTGAGGCTGGAAAACCGGCGCGTACCCTTTCATTTACAGAAGAAGAAATGAAAGTGGTAAAGCAGCTTCATTTATTAACGATTAAACCAATGTTATATGTAGCCAACGTCGGTGAAGAAGACGTGGCGGACCCAAACGGCAATCCGTTTGTGCAACAAGTTCGCGAATTTGCGAAAAGCGACAATGCGGAAGTCATTGTCGTGTGCGCAAAAATTGAAGAGGAAATCGCGCAATTGGACGATGAGGAAAAAGAACTGTTTTTACAAGAGCTCGGCATTGAACAATCCGGACTCGACCAATTAATTCGCGCATCGTACAGCTTGCTTGGCCTGGCGACATTTTTCACCGCTGGGGAACAAGAAGTGCGCGCCTGGACGTTCCGTAAAGGCATGAAAGCGCCGGAGTGCGCGGGAATTATTCACTCTGATTTTGAACGCGGGTTTATTCGCGCCGAAACGGTTTCATACGAAGATTTAGTGGCAGCAGGCTCGATGGCAGCAGCGCGCGAAGCTGGAAAAATCCGCCTCGAAGGAAAAGACTACGAAGTGCAGGATGGCGATATTATTTATTTCCGCTTTAATGTTTAA
- a CDS encoding adenylosuccinate synthase — MSSVVVVGTQWGDEGKGKITDFLSENAEVIARYQGGNNAGHTIVFNGEKYKLHLIPSGIFYKDKICVIGNGMVVDPKALVAELKYLHDRGISTDNLRISNRAHVILPYHLKLDELEEERKGANKIGTTKKGIGPAYMDKAARIGIRIVDLLDREVFEEKLTRNLQEKNVLFEKVYGVEGFKLEDIFEEYYEYGQQIAKYVCDTSVVLNNALDEGRRVLFEGAQGVMLDIDQGTYPFVTSSNPVAGGVTIGAGVGPTKINHVVGVAKAYTTRVGDGPFPTELHDEIGDRIREVGREYGTTTGRPRRVGWFDSVVVRHARRVSGITDLSLNSIDVLTGIETLKICVAYRYKGKVLEEFPASLKVLAECEPIYEELPGWSEDITGVRSLNELPANARHYVERISQLTGIPLSIFSVGPDRSQTNVVRSVYA; from the coding sequence ATGTCGTCAGTCGTCGTTGTCGGGACACAATGGGGCGATGAAGGAAAAGGAAAAATTACCGACTTTTTATCAGAAAACGCGGAAGTTATTGCGAGATATCAAGGCGGAAACAATGCCGGACATACGATTGTCTTTAACGGAGAGAAATATAAATTGCATTTAATTCCGTCCGGTATTTTTTATAAAGATAAAATTTGCGTGATCGGCAACGGAATGGTCGTTGACCCGAAAGCGTTAGTGGCAGAGCTGAAATATTTGCATGATCGCGGTATTTCTACCGATAATTTACGCATCAGCAACCGTGCCCACGTCATTTTGCCATACCATTTAAAACTGGATGAACTCGAAGAAGAGCGGAAAGGCGCGAACAAAATCGGCACGACGAAAAAAGGAATCGGGCCAGCCTACATGGATAAAGCGGCGCGCATCGGCATTCGCATCGTCGATTTATTGGATCGTGAAGTGTTTGAAGAAAAATTGACACGCAATTTGCAAGAGAAAAATGTGCTTTTTGAAAAAGTGTACGGCGTGGAAGGATTCAAATTAGAAGATATTTTCGAAGAGTATTATGAGTATGGGCAGCAAATTGCAAAATATGTTTGCGATACGTCCGTTGTTTTAAACAACGCGCTTGACGAAGGACGTCGCGTTCTTTTTGAAGGGGCGCAAGGCGTCATGCTGGATATTGACCAAGGAACGTACCCGTTTGTTACTTCCTCGAATCCGGTTGCTGGCGGTGTAACGATCGGCGCCGGAGTTGGGCCAACGAAAATTAACCATGTCGTCGGCGTGGCGAAAGCATATACGACCCGTGTCGGCGACGGTCCGTTCCCGACCGAATTGCATGATGAAATCGGTGACCGCATCCGCGAGGTCGGGCGCGAATATGGAACAACCACGGGCCGCCCGCGCCGCGTCGGCTGGTTTGACAGCGTGGTTGTCCGCCATGCGCGTCGCGTCAGCGGTATTACCGATTTATCGCTCAATTCGATTGACGTATTGACAGGAATTGAAACGCTGAAAATATGCGTTGCCTACCGTTATAAGGGAAAAGTATTGGAAGAGTTCCCAGCCAGCTTAAAAGTATTAGCGGAATGTGAGCCAATTTATGAGGAACTGCCAGGCTGGTCTGAAGATATTACAGGGGTGCGCAGTTTGAATGAGCTTCCAGCGAACGCCCGCCATTATGTCGAACGCATTTCGCAGTTGACAGGGATTCCGCTGTCGATTTTCTCTGTCGGCCCGGATCGTTCGCAAACAAACGTGGTTCGCAGCGTATATGCGTAA
- the rpsF gene encoding 30S ribosomal protein S6, with the protein MRKYEIMYIIRPNMDEEARQAVVERFNTILKENGAEITNVTDWGKRRLAYEIKKYRDGHYMILNVVSEPKAVQEFDRLARISEDIIRHIVVKEEE; encoded by the coding sequence GTGAGAAAATACGAAATCATGTACATCATCCGCCCGAATATGGACGAAGAAGCAAGACAAGCTGTAGTAGAACGTTTCAATACTATTTTAAAAGAAAATGGTGCGGAAATTACAAATGTGACGGATTGGGGCAAACGCCGCTTAGCATATGAAATTAAAAAATACCGTGACGGCCATTACATGATTCTTAATGTCGTGTCTGAGCCAAAAGCGGTGCAAGAGTTTGACCGTTTAGCGCGAATCAGCGAAGATATTATCCGTCATATCGTTGTTAAAGAAGAAGAATAA
- the rpsR gene encoding 30S ribosomal protein S18 has product MAGRKGGRAKRRKVCYFTANGITHIDYKDVDLLKKFISERGKILPRRVTGTSAKYQRKLTVAIKRARQMALLPYVADE; this is encoded by the coding sequence ATGGCAGGACGCAAAGGCGGACGTGCAAAACGTCGGAAAGTATGCTATTTCACAGCGAACGGAATTACGCATATTGACTATAAAGACGTCGACTTGTTGAAAAAATTCATTTCCGAACGCGGCAAAATTTTACCTCGCCGTGTAACAGGAACAAGCGCAAAATATCAACGCAAATTGACGGTTGCAATTAAACGTGCTCGGCAAATGGCATTATTGCCATATGTAGCAGATGAATAA